A single genomic interval of Streptomyces sp. BA2 harbors:
- a CDS encoding ABC transporter ATP-binding protein — MTHPLLKIEDLRVDITSRERTVHALDGVSFELAPGEALGIVGESGCGKTMTALSVLGLLPPGGEVTGGRVLFDGQDLAAAPAPVLQDVRGNTIGMVFQDPLTSLNPTMTIGAQVAEPLVLHRPELSRKEAWARAEEMLRLVGMPQPAERMKAYPHQLSGGMRQRVAIAMALVCEPKLLIADEPTTALDVTTQAQILELIDGLRERLGMAMILVTHDLGVIASRVDRVAVMYAGRVAEQADVRGLFARPRHRYTEALFASLPERAADSGTALHTIPGLPPNLAVRPTGCRFAPRCTFASDECREREPQLADDEVRGGEHRFACFHPVPDNASEDEVVIPPAVPAPRAPGDVLLELDALVKDFPLKSGAFSRRRGTVSAVGGVSLEVRKGETFGMVGESGCGKTTLGRIVAGLEEPTAGRVRFEGHDPAEMSRAERRAHRRRVQLMFQDSTAAMDPRMRVGEILREPLVIQGVGTRADQEKLIGELLDAVGLPRGAVHRFPHEFSGGQRQRLGLARALTLSPDLVVADEPVSALDVSVQAQILNLMRELQRERGLTYLFISHDLAVVRHLADTVGVMYLGKLVESGPAAQVYSYPLHPYTRGLLDTVNLPDPTAAKGPGRTPLEGETPSAAKPPSGCRFRTRCPLAQVVCATTEPPVSTPNSAGHQVACHFPLSAPRLASAV, encoded by the coding sequence ATGACCCACCCTCTGCTCAAGATCGAAGATCTGCGCGTCGACATCACCTCGCGCGAGCGCACCGTCCACGCCCTCGACGGCGTTTCCTTCGAACTCGCCCCGGGTGAGGCCCTGGGCATCGTGGGCGAGTCTGGCTGCGGCAAGACGATGACCGCGCTCAGCGTCCTCGGACTCCTTCCGCCCGGCGGCGAAGTCACCGGCGGACGCGTCCTGTTCGACGGCCAGGACCTGGCCGCGGCCCCCGCGCCGGTCCTTCAGGACGTACGGGGCAACACCATCGGCATGGTCTTCCAGGACCCGCTCACCTCGCTGAACCCGACGATGACGATCGGGGCTCAGGTCGCCGAGCCACTCGTCCTGCACCGCCCCGAGCTGAGCAGGAAAGAGGCGTGGGCGCGGGCCGAGGAGATGCTGCGCCTGGTCGGCATGCCGCAGCCCGCCGAGCGCATGAAGGCGTATCCGCACCAGTTGTCAGGCGGCATGCGCCAGCGCGTGGCGATCGCCATGGCCCTGGTCTGCGAGCCGAAACTGCTCATCGCGGACGAGCCGACCACCGCCCTGGACGTGACGACGCAAGCCCAGATCCTGGAGCTGATCGACGGGCTCCGCGAGCGGCTCGGCATGGCGATGATCCTGGTCACGCACGACCTGGGTGTCATCGCGAGCCGGGTCGACCGGGTCGCGGTGATGTACGCGGGCAGGGTCGCCGAACAGGCCGATGTGCGCGGCCTGTTCGCGAGACCCCGGCACCGCTATACGGAGGCGCTGTTCGCCTCGCTCCCCGAGCGCGCCGCGGACAGCGGCACCGCGCTCCACACCATCCCGGGCCTTCCGCCGAACCTGGCGGTGCGCCCGACGGGGTGCCGCTTCGCGCCGCGCTGCACCTTCGCGTCGGACGAGTGCCGGGAGCGGGAGCCGCAGCTCGCGGACGACGAAGTGCGGGGCGGCGAGCACCGGTTCGCCTGCTTCCATCCGGTGCCGGACAACGCGTCGGAGGACGAGGTCGTGATCCCGCCGGCCGTGCCCGCGCCGCGCGCACCCGGTGACGTGCTCCTCGAACTCGACGCTCTGGTCAAGGACTTCCCCCTCAAGAGCGGCGCCTTCTCGCGCCGTCGGGGCACGGTGAGCGCGGTCGGCGGGGTGTCCCTGGAGGTCAGGAAGGGCGAGACGTTCGGCATGGTCGGCGAGTCCGGGTGCGGCAAGACCACGCTCGGGCGGATCGTCGCCGGCCTGGAGGAGCCGACCGCCGGGCGGGTGCGCTTCGAGGGGCACGACCCGGCAGAGATGTCGCGGGCCGAGCGGCGGGCGCACCGGCGGCGCGTGCAGCTGATGTTCCAGGACTCCACTGCCGCCATGGATCCCCGGATGCGGGTGGGCGAGATCCTGCGGGAGCCCCTCGTCATCCAGGGTGTCGGCACCCGCGCCGACCAGGAGAAGCTGATCGGCGAACTCCTGGACGCGGTCGGCCTGCCGCGCGGCGCCGTGCACCGCTTCCCGCACGAGTTCTCCGGTGGCCAGCGCCAACGTCTGGGTCTGGCACGGGCGTTGACTCTGTCCCCCGACCTGGTGGTCGCGGACGAGCCGGTCTCCGCGCTCGACGTCTCCGTGCAGGCGCAGATCCTGAACCTGATGCGGGAGCTGCAGCGGGAACGCGGCCTGACGTATCTGTTCATCTCGCACGACCTGGCGGTGGTGCGCCACCTCGCGGACACCGTCGGCGTGATGTACCTGGGCAAGCTGGTCGAGTCGGGCCCGGCCGCGCAGGTGTACTCCTATCCGCTGCATCCCTACACGCGGGGGCTGCTCGACACGGTCAACCTGCCGGACCCCACGGCGGCCAAGGGCCCAGGCCGCACTCCCCTGGAGGGCGAGACGCCGTCGGCCGCGAAGCCCCCGTCGGGCTGCCGCTTCCGCACCCGGTGCCCCCTGGCCCAGGTGGTGTGCGCCACCACGGAGCCGCCGGTGTCCACCCCGAACAGTGCGGGACACCAGGTCGCGTGCCACTTCCCCCTGTCCGCGCCTCGGCTAGCGTCGGCAGTGTGA
- the mmuM gene encoding homocysteine S-methyltransferase, which yields MKLADALTRRPLVLDGGLSNQLEAAGHDLSDALWSARLLADEPGAVAAAHRAYYEAGADIATTASYQATFEGFAKHGVDAVSTAELLRLSVELARDAGADAGREVWVAASAGPYGAMLADGSEYRGRYGLTVAELERFHRPRLEVLADAEPDVLALETVPDTDEARALLRAVRGLGVPAWLSYTVSGGYTRAGQPLTEAFALAADAEEILAVGVNCCDPQDADAAVRLAARITGKPVVAYPNSGETWDAAARTWRGPAHFTAGRVAGWRDAGARLIGGCCRVGPETISRVAAELSGTGRS from the coding sequence GTGAAACTCGCGGATGCCCTGACCCGCCGCCCGCTCGTGCTCGACGGCGGCCTCTCCAACCAGCTGGAGGCCGCCGGGCACGACCTGAGCGACGCCCTGTGGTCGGCGAGGCTGCTTGCCGACGAGCCGGGGGCCGTCGCCGCGGCGCACCGGGCGTACTACGAGGCAGGCGCGGACATCGCCACCACGGCGAGCTATCAGGCGACGTTCGAAGGCTTCGCGAAGCACGGCGTCGACGCGGTGAGCACTGCGGAACTGCTGCGCCTGAGCGTGGAGTTGGCCCGCGACGCGGGAGCGGATGCCGGGCGCGAGGTGTGGGTGGCCGCGTCCGCGGGACCGTACGGCGCGATGCTCGCGGACGGCTCCGAGTACCGGGGCCGGTACGGCCTGACGGTGGCCGAGCTCGAACGCTTCCACCGCCCGCGCCTGGAGGTCCTGGCCGACGCGGAGCCGGACGTCCTGGCCCTGGAGACGGTGCCGGACACGGACGAGGCGCGGGCCCTGCTGCGGGCCGTGCGCGGGCTGGGCGTGCCCGCCTGGCTCTCGTACACCGTCTCCGGCGGCTACACGCGGGCGGGCCAGCCCTTGACGGAGGCCTTCGCGCTGGCCGCCGACGCCGAGGAGATCCTCGCGGTCGGCGTCAACTGCTGTGACCCGCAGGACGCGGACGCGGCGGTGCGCCTCGCCGCGCGGATCACGGGAAAGCCGGTGGTGGCGTACCCGAACAGCGGCGAGACGTGGGACGCGGCCGCGAGGACGTGGCGGGGCCCGGCGCACTTCACCGCGGGCCGGGTCGCGGGCTGGCGGGACGCGGGGGCACGGCTGATCGGGGGTTGCTGCCGGGTGGGGCCGGAAACGATCTCACGGGTGGCCGCGGAACTGTCCGGGACCGGGCGGTCGTAG
- a CDS encoding WD40/YVTN/BNR-like repeat-containing protein, which produces MAEMILTVGTRKGLFIGRKHSGASTWQFDESPYFNAQAIYSVAIDTRGDTPRLLAGGDSSHFGPSVFHSDDLGRTWTEPPKAPVKFPKDTEASLERVWQLHPAAAEPDVVYAGTEPAALYKSLDRGETFELVRPLWEHPTRAQWVPGGGGEGLHTILTDPRDPDAVTVAVSTAGVFRTLDGGQSWAPSNNGVSAVFLPDPNPEFGQCVHKVARDAVDPDRLYLQNHWGVFRSDDAGAHWTDIGEGLPSDFGFAAVAHPHRADTAYVFPINADMDRVPADHRCRVYRTADAGKSWEPLSAGLPAGDHYGTVLRDAMCSDDQDPAGIYFGNRNGEVYASTDDGDSWRELASHLPDVLCVRAAAIG; this is translated from the coding sequence ATGGCCGAGATGATCCTGACCGTAGGCACCCGCAAAGGCCTCTTCATCGGCCGCAAGCACAGCGGCGCGAGCACCTGGCAGTTCGACGAAAGTCCGTACTTCAACGCCCAGGCCATCTATTCGGTGGCCATCGACACCCGGGGCGACACTCCTCGTCTCCTGGCGGGCGGCGACAGTTCCCATTTCGGCCCGTCCGTCTTCCACTCCGACGACCTCGGCAGGACGTGGACGGAACCGCCCAAGGCGCCGGTCAAGTTCCCCAAGGACACCGAAGCCTCCCTGGAGCGGGTCTGGCAACTGCACCCCGCAGCCGCCGAACCGGACGTCGTGTACGCGGGCACGGAACCGGCCGCCCTCTACAAATCGCTGGACCGGGGCGAGACCTTCGAGCTCGTACGCCCCCTCTGGGAGCACCCCACGCGCGCCCAGTGGGTGCCGGGAGGAGGCGGCGAAGGCCTGCACACCATCCTGACCGACCCCCGGGACCCGGACGCGGTGACGGTCGCCGTCTCCACCGCCGGAGTCTTCCGCACCCTGGACGGCGGACAGAGCTGGGCCCCGTCGAACAACGGCGTGTCCGCGGTCTTCCTGCCGGACCCGAACCCGGAGTTCGGCCAGTGCGTGCACAAAGTCGCGCGGGACGCGGTCGACCCGGACCGCCTGTATCTGCAGAACCACTGGGGCGTGTTCCGCAGCGACGACGCGGGCGCGCACTGGACGGACATCGGCGAGGGCCTGCCCTCCGACTTCGGGTTCGCCGCCGTCGCCCACCCCCACCGCGCGGACACGGCCTACGTCTTCCCGATCAACGCCGACATGGACCGCGTCCCCGCCGACCACCGGTGCCGCGTCTACCGCACGGCCGACGCGGGCAAGAGCTGGGAGCCGCTCAGCGCGGGCCTCCCGGCGGGCGACCACTACGGCACGGTGCTGCGCGACGCGATGTGCAGCGACGACCAGGATCCCGCGGGCATCTACTTCGGCAATCGCAACGGCGAGGTGTACGCGTCGACGGACGACGGCGACAGCTGGCGGGAGTTGGCGTCCCACCTGCCCGACGTACTGTGCGTCAGGGCGGCGGCCATCGGTTGA
- a CDS encoding uracil-DNA glycosylase, which translates to MAPRPLHEIVEAGWAKALEPVAGKISEMGDFLRAEIAAGRTYLPSGPNVLRAFQQPFDEVRVLIVGQDPYPTPGHAVGLSFSVAPEVRPLPGSLINIYREMGSDLGIAPPSNGDLTPWTQQGVLLLNKALTTAPGRPAAHRGKGWEEVTEQAIKALAARGRPLASILWGRDARNLRPLLGPLPSVESSHPSPMSADRGFFGSRPFSRANDLLVQQGGQPVDWRLP; encoded by the coding sequence GTGGCACCACGACCCTTGCATGAAATCGTCGAAGCGGGCTGGGCGAAGGCCCTCGAACCCGTCGCCGGGAAGATCTCCGAGATGGGGGACTTCCTGCGCGCGGAGATCGCCGCGGGACGCACCTACCTCCCGTCCGGGCCGAACGTCCTGCGGGCGTTCCAACAGCCCTTCGACGAGGTGCGGGTGCTGATCGTCGGGCAGGATCCCTATCCGACCCCCGGGCACGCGGTGGGGCTGTCGTTCTCGGTCGCGCCCGAGGTGCGCCCGCTGCCCGGCAGCCTCATCAACATCTACCGCGAGATGGGCTCCGACCTGGGCATCGCGCCGCCGTCGAACGGCGACCTCACGCCCTGGACACAGCAGGGCGTCCTGCTGCTCAACAAGGCGCTCACCACGGCCCCGGGGCGTCCTGCCGCGCACCGGGGCAAGGGCTGGGAGGAGGTCACCGAGCAGGCCATCAAGGCGCTCGCCGCACGCGGGCGCCCCCTCGCCTCCATCCTGTGGGGGCGTGACGCCCGCAATCTGCGGCCGCTGCTCGGCCCGCTGCCGTCGGTGGAGTCGTCGCACCCGTCGCCCATGTCGGCGGACCGCGGCTTCTTCGGCTCGCGCCCCTTCAGCCGGGCCAACGACCTGCTTGTCCAGCAGGGCGGGCAGCCGGTGGACTGGCGGCTTCCGTGA
- a CDS encoding N-acetylglucosamine kinase: protein MTDAPCVLGVDSGGSGMRVALGGLDGAGGPPPVSSKEPVPTGERGIDAGHFTEQLVPMARELLERAGGGRVTAVAIGAAGMATLGDDLRAELPTALHQALGVRHIALAADAVTAYAGALGDRPGAVVAAGTGMIAIGTDLAAWHRADGWGHLLGDCGSGAWIGRAGLEAAMRAFDGRRHGSKALLARAEELFGPAQGLPGQLYPRTDRPAMLASFAPEVSRCAPDDPVAGAILRDAARHIAEAAAAVCPASGAVTESERPEVALTGGLFKMGDALLRPVRAELKGRLRHVRLVPAAGDPLDGAVRIAADLAADRLRLPLDPRMLTVHTEYDS, encoded by the coding sequence GTGACGGACGCCCCGTGTGTACTCGGGGTGGACTCGGGCGGCTCGGGGATGCGGGTCGCCCTCGGTGGCCTCGACGGTGCGGGCGGCCCGCCCCCGGTGAGCTCGAAGGAGCCGGTGCCCACCGGCGAGCGCGGCATCGACGCCGGGCACTTCACGGAGCAACTGGTGCCCATGGCAAGGGAGTTGCTGGAGCGGGCGGGCGGAGGGCGGGTGACGGCCGTCGCCATCGGCGCCGCAGGCATGGCGACCCTCGGTGACGACCTGCGCGCGGAACTGCCGACCGCGCTGCACCAGGCTCTGGGCGTACGGCACATCGCACTCGCCGCGGATGCCGTCACCGCGTACGCGGGCGCGCTCGGCGACCGCCCCGGCGCGGTCGTCGCCGCGGGCACCGGCATGATCGCGATCGGCACGGACCTGGCCGCCTGGCACCGCGCCGACGGCTGGGGGCATCTCCTGGGCGACTGCGGCAGTGGCGCCTGGATCGGCCGCGCGGGCCTCGAAGCGGCGATGCGGGCGTTCGACGGCAGGCGCCACGGGTCGAAGGCGCTGCTCGCCCGCGCCGAGGAGCTCTTCGGCCCCGCGCAGGGACTCCCCGGACAGCTCTATCCCCGCACGGACCGGCCCGCGATGCTCGCCTCCTTCGCACCCGAAGTGTCGCGCTGCGCTCCGGACGACCCCGTGGCCGGGGCGATCCTGCGGGACGCCGCCCGGCACATCGCCGAAGCCGCGGCCGCGGTCTGCCCGGCGTCCGGCGCGGTGACCGAAAGCGAGCGGCCCGAAGTCGCCCTGACCGGAGGCCTGTTCAAGATGGGCGACGCGCTGCTCCGCCCGGTGCGCGCGGAGCTGAAGGGGCGCCTGCGGCACGTACGACTGGTGCCGGCCGCCGGTGACCCGCTGGACGGCGCCGTGCGCATCGCCGCCGATCTCGCCGCGGACCGGCTGCGCCTGCCGCTCGACCCGCGCATGCTCACCGTGCACACGGAGTACGACAGTTGA
- a CDS encoding sirohydrochlorin chelatase: MSSPTGPASGLPVRMPRPRQPGRHRRPEPVAAPENAPALVLAVPGVPSSATRSLAEEVVSIARSELPGLDARIGYLDGTEDATTTSFPEFPSLHSVLARAATERTARYEQARAAGADVAEPDGPVAVVVPLLAGPDNALMRRVRQAVMDSRAPAELTDVLGPHPLLAEGLHVRLSEAGLARADRARLFTVATAADGIVLATVGGEEAVQAAGITGMLLAARLAVPVMAAALDQEGAIASTAEELRGSGSTQLALAPYLIGPEIDGSLLDAAAKEAGCSVAESLGAYPAIGKLALSKYTSALGIAPQPSGAPVH; encoded by the coding sequence ATGAGCTCCCCCACCGGGCCCGCATCAGGCCTGCCCGTACGAATGCCGCGACCCCGCCAGCCCGGTCGGCACCGCCGCCCGGAGCCCGTGGCGGCTCCCGAGAACGCGCCCGCGCTCGTTCTCGCCGTACCGGGCGTACCCAGCAGCGCCACGCGCAGCCTCGCCGAAGAGGTCGTGAGCATCGCCCGCTCCGAGCTGCCCGGCCTCGACGCCCGCATCGGGTACCTCGACGGGACCGAGGACGCCACGACCACGTCGTTCCCGGAGTTCCCCTCGCTGCACTCCGTGCTCGCGCGCGCCGCCACCGAGCGCACCGCACGCTATGAGCAGGCGCGCGCCGCGGGGGCGGACGTCGCCGAGCCCGACGGCCCCGTCGCCGTCGTGGTGCCCCTCCTCGCGGGCCCCGACAACGCGCTGATGCGGCGCGTGCGCCAGGCCGTGATGGACAGCCGCGCCCCCGCCGAGCTGACGGACGTCCTCGGCCCGCACCCGCTGCTCGCCGAGGGGCTGCACGTGCGCCTCTCGGAGGCCGGTCTGGCCCGCGCCGACCGCGCCCGCCTGTTCACGGTGGCCACCGCGGCGGACGGCATCGTCCTCGCCACGGTCGGCGGCGAGGAGGCCGTGCAGGCCGCCGGGATCACCGGCATGCTGCTCGCGGCCCGCCTCGCGGTGCCGGTGATGGCCGCCGCGCTCGACCAGGAGGGCGCCATCGCGAGCACCGCGGAGGAGCTGCGCGGCTCCGGTTCCACGCAGCTGGCGCTCGCCCCGTACCTGATCGGTCCCGAGATCGACGGCAGCCTGCTCGACGCGGCCGCCAAGGAGGCCGGCTGCTCGGTCGCCGAGTCGCTCGGCGCCTACCCGGCGATCGGCAAGCTCGCCCTCTCCAAGTACACGTCGGCCCTCGGGATCGCCCCGCAGCCGTCGGGCGCGCCGGTCCACTGA
- a CDS encoding lactonase family protein — protein sequence MHGERHDSQRAYIGSFTAAGGAGILTAAVDADSGALTVLGATDTVADPSYLALSAAGDMLYAVSETSDGAIAAYRLEGDKPEQTGPPVAVGGAAPTHLALHAGHVLTANYGSGSVSVVPVRPDGSLAPALSGVLEHTGAGPHPQRQQRPHAHQVLPDPSGRWVVSVDLGTDSVRVCELSAAGEPSLHREIALRPGSGPRHLAFHPRGDRAYVLNELAPTVTICAWDAAEGVLKPLGEAAVLPGPTNGDGEAFPSEVVIAPDGRFLWTATRGQDVISVLALDEAGTRPRLTATVPCGGHWPRDLAIDPSGRFLYAANERSGDVTWFTVDPETGIPRRAGSIEAPAASCVIFN from the coding sequence ATGCACGGCGAAAGGCACGACAGTCAACGGGCGTACATCGGGTCCTTCACCGCGGCGGGCGGTGCCGGGATCCTCACCGCCGCCGTCGACGCGGACAGCGGCGCGCTGACCGTTCTCGGCGCCACGGACACCGTCGCCGACCCCTCCTACCTCGCTCTTTCGGCCGCGGGCGACATGCTCTACGCCGTCAGCGAGACGTCCGACGGGGCCATCGCCGCGTACCGCCTGGAAGGCGACAAGCCCGAGCAGACCGGGCCGCCGGTCGCCGTCGGCGGGGCCGCGCCCACGCATCTCGCCCTGCACGCGGGCCACGTCCTCACCGCCAACTACGGCTCCGGCAGCGTCAGCGTCGTGCCCGTGCGCCCCGACGGCAGCCTCGCGCCCGCCCTCTCGGGCGTCCTGGAACACACCGGCGCGGGGCCCCACCCGCAGCGCCAGCAGCGGCCGCACGCCCATCAGGTCCTGCCCGACCCGAGCGGCCGCTGGGTGGTGAGCGTCGACCTCGGCACCGACTCCGTACGCGTCTGTGAGCTCTCGGCGGCGGGCGAGCCGTCCCTGCACCGCGAGATCGCGCTGCGGCCGGGTTCGGGCCCGCGGCATCTCGCGTTCCACCCGCGCGGCGATCGTGCCTACGTCCTGAACGAGCTCGCCCCCACCGTCACGATCTGCGCCTGGGACGCCGCCGAAGGGGTCCTCAAGCCGCTCGGCGAGGCGGCCGTCCTGCCGGGCCCCACGAACGGCGACGGCGAGGCTTTTCCCTCCGAGGTCGTCATCGCCCCCGACGGGCGCTTCCTGTGGACCGCGACCCGCGGTCAGGACGTCATCTCGGTGCTCGCCCTCGACGAGGCGGGGACACGGCCGCGGCTCACCGCCACCGTGCCGTGCGGCGGCCACTGGCCGCGTGACCTGGCCATCGACCCGTCGGGGCGCTTCCTGTACGCGGCCAATGAGCGCTCCGGCGACGTGACCTGGTTCACCGTGGACCCGGAGACGGGCATTCCGCGGCGCGCGGGCTCGATCGAGGCCCCGGCCGCCTCCTGCGTGATCTTCAACTGA
- a CDS encoding nitric oxide synthase oxygenase: MRKFLRRPGYGTPADRGAQGAALPGDPHQRAADTACPERAAGHAEAAAPPPPRPADGSLSGPALRRAAAEFVRLHHGEARRGAPEPRISQVFAEIAETGTYRHTHEELVFGARLAWRNAARCIGRLYWRSLRVLDRRELTGAEEIATASADHLREAVSGGRRIRPLITVFAPDAPGRPGPRIWNEQLIRYAGYERPGGGVVGDPRNVGITAFARGLGWPGGPGTPFDVLPLVIQGTDGAPRWFRLPPDAVLEVPIEHPDHPWWAELDLRWHAVPALACMCLEIGGVCYPAAPFNGWYMGTEIGARNLADSDRYDLLPRVAERLGLDTASDRSLWKDRALVELNRAVLHSFDRAGVTMADHHTESRRFLTHLGREESKGRTVGADWSWIVPPLSGSATPVFHRTYDLVERHPAYVHHPEALARTRGESRGALV; the protein is encoded by the coding sequence ATGCGGAAATTCCTGCGCAGGCCCGGATACGGAACTCCTGCGGACCGCGGCGCGCAAGGTGCCGCCCTCCCTGGCGACCCCCATCAGCGTGCCGCCGACACGGCCTGCCCGGAGCGTGCCGCGGGCCACGCAGAGGCCGCCGCGCCGCCGCCCCCGCGCCCCGCGGACGGCTCGCTGTCCGGGCCCGCCCTGCGCCGGGCCGCCGCCGAGTTCGTCCGCCTCCACCACGGCGAGGCCCGCCGCGGCGCCCCCGAGCCACGGATCTCCCAGGTGTTCGCCGAGATCGCGGAGACAGGGACGTACCGCCACACTCACGAGGAACTCGTTTTCGGCGCCCGGCTCGCCTGGCGCAACGCCGCCCGCTGCATCGGACGCCTCTACTGGCGCTCCCTGCGCGTCCTGGACCGCAGGGAGCTGACCGGCGCCGAGGAGATTGCCACCGCGTCCGCTGATCATCTGCGGGAGGCCGTCAGCGGCGGGCGGCGGATCAGGCCCCTCATCACCGTCTTCGCGCCCGACGCGCCAGGCCGCCCCGGGCCCCGCATCTGGAACGAACAGCTCATCCGGTACGCCGGATACGAGCGGCCCGGCGGTGGTGTCGTCGGGGACCCGCGCAACGTCGGGATCACCGCGTTCGCGCGCGGCCTCGGCTGGCCCGGCGGCCCCGGCACCCCCTTCGACGTGCTGCCCCTGGTGATCCAGGGCACCGACGGGGCACCCCGCTGGTTCCGGCTGCCGCCCGACGCCGTGCTCGAAGTGCCGATCGAGCACCCCGACCACCCCTGGTGGGCGGAGCTCGACCTGCGGTGGCACGCCGTCCCCGCGCTGGCCTGTATGTGCCTGGAGATCGGGGGAGTCTGCTACCCCGCCGCGCCCTTCAACGGCTGGTACATGGGTACCGAGATCGGCGCCCGCAACCTCGCCGACAGCGACCGCTACGACCTGCTGCCGCGCGTCGCCGAACGGCTCGGGCTCGACACGGCGAGCGACCGTTCGCTCTGGAAGGACCGCGCCCTCGTCGAGCTCAACCGGGCGGTGCTCCACTCCTTCGACCGGGCCGGTGTCACCATGGCCGACCACCACACCGAGTCCCGGCGCTTCCTGACCCACCTCGGCCGGGAGGAGAGCAAGGGCCGCACCGTCGGAGCCGACTGGTCCTGGATCGTGCCTCCGCTGTCCGGCAGCGCGACCCCCGTCTTCCACCGCACGTACGACCTGGTGGAGCGGCACCCCGCCTACGTCCACCACCCGGAAGCCCTCGCGAGGACGCGCGGCGAGAGCCGGGGCGCCTTGGTCTAG
- a CDS encoding XRE family transcriptional regulator: protein MDDLSQLLQQTMRRRHLTPQAIADKTGIRTPRIRAFAEDGADGPVRPTDEELAELAGALALPAIKDAARPTAAATSP from the coding sequence ATGGACGACCTGTCTCAGCTACTCCAACAGACCATGCGCCGCCGTCATTTGACGCCCCAGGCGATCGCGGACAAGACCGGCATCCGCACTCCACGCATCCGGGCCTTCGCGGAGGACGGCGCCGACGGCCCCGTCCGCCCGACCGACGAGGAACTGGCGGAACTGGCCGGCGCCCTCGCACTGCCCGCCATCAAGGACGCCGCGCGGCCCACGGCCGCGGCAACCTCCCCTTGA
- a CDS encoding ATP-binding protein, protein MRTHGTRLNTGRSDLDTGPPDVDTGPPDLDTGPSDGAVFDKRPEAVAHARDFARAFVDRLRPAVEAQDVVSVELTVSELVTNSIRHARGTSCSLRLQAQPDGIAVTVGDADPRPPQERAPDLAGGTGGFGWPMVQHMARTVTVTRGPNGKTVRAVLPR, encoded by the coding sequence ATGAGGACGCACGGGACGCGACTGAACACCGGACGGTCGGATCTGGACACCGGACCGCCGGACGTGGACACGGGACCGCCGGACCTGGACACGGGACCGTCGGACGGAGCGGTCTTCGACAAGCGGCCGGAGGCCGTCGCCCACGCTCGGGACTTCGCCCGCGCCTTCGTGGACAGGCTCCGCCCGGCCGTGGAGGCCCAGGACGTCGTGAGTGTCGAACTCACGGTGTCCGAACTCGTCACCAACTCCATACGGCACGCACGCGGGACATCGTGCTCCCTGCGGCTGCAGGCACAGCCGGACGGCATAGCGGTGACGGTCGGCGACGCCGACCCGCGACCGCCGCAGGAGCGGGCGCCCGACCTGGCGGGCGGCACCGGCGGATTCGGCTGGCCCATGGTCCAGCACATGGCCAGGACGGTCACCGTGACCAGGGGCCCGAACGGCAAGACCGTCCGGGCCGTCCTGCCCCGGTAG
- a CDS encoding RNA polymerase sigma factor SigF: MTVATAATGTSTDGTSTDTGIAELPEIASPQEVGPSDARDLTKLFFTRLAALEEGTPEYQYARNTLVEMNMSLVRYAAGRFRHRGDDMEDIVQVGTIGLIKAIDRFELSREVQFATFAVPYIVGEIKRFFRDTSWAVHVPRRLQEARVELAKATDELSTRLGRAPRVSELAELMDLTEDEVIEARTAANAYNSTSLDAAVHGDRDDSETALADFIGAEDPAMELVEDFHTLSPLLARLDERDRQILRMRFVDELTQSQIGEHLGVSQMHVSRLLSRTLSRLRDGMLTTG, translated from the coding sequence ATGACAGTGGCGACAGCTGCTACCGGTACGTCCACGGACGGTACATCCACGGACACCGGCATCGCGGAACTGCCGGAGATCGCCTCTCCCCAGGAGGTCGGGCCCAGCGACGCCCGCGACCTGACGAAGCTGTTCTTCACCAGGCTCGCCGCGCTGGAAGAGGGCACCCCCGAGTACCAGTACGCCCGCAACACCCTCGTCGAGATGAACATGTCGCTGGTCCGGTACGCCGCCGGGCGGTTCCGCCACCGCGGCGACGACATGGAGGACATCGTCCAGGTCGGCACGATCGGCCTGATCAAGGCCATCGACCGCTTCGAACTCTCCCGCGAGGTCCAGTTCGCCACCTTCGCCGTGCCCTACATCGTCGGGGAGATCAAGCGGTTCTTCCGCGACACCTCCTGGGCCGTCCACGTTCCGCGCCGCCTCCAGGAGGCCCGCGTCGAACTCGCCAAGGCCACCGACGAACTCAGCACCCGCCTGGGCCGCGCCCCCCGGGTCAGCGAACTGGCAGAGCTGATGGACCTCACCGAGGACGAGGTCATCGAGGCCCGCACGGCCGCGAACGCCTACAACTCCACGTCCCTCGACGCGGCCGTCCACGGCGACCGCGACGACAGCGAGACGGCCCTCGCCGACTTCATCGGCGCGGAGGACCCCGCCATGGAGCTCGTGGAGGACTTCCACACCCTCTCCCCGCTGCTCGCCCGGCTCGACGAGCGCGACCGGCAGATCCTGCGCATGCGGTTCGTCGACGAACTCACCCAGTCCCAGATCGGCGAACACCTCGGCGTCTCCCAGATGCACGTCTCACGCCTGCTCTCCCGCACCCTGTCCCGCCTGCGCGACGGCATGCTCACCACAGGCTGA